One Manihot esculenta cultivar AM560-2 chromosome 6, M.esculenta_v8, whole genome shotgun sequence DNA segment encodes these proteins:
- the LOC110618273 gene encoding pectinesterase PPME1 gives MAKGHCIIAAHCVLIVILVVATTVSSDDTTPIPSDDSKVSDWFKTMVKPLVSRKGTLDPALEAAEAKSRTITLSKDGRGEFKTLTDAIKSIPSDNKQRVIIKIGPGVYTEKLQIERNKPFITLLGDPKAMPILAFGGTAHQYGTLYSATIAVESEYFMAVNIIFKNTAPGPITKNPGAQAVALRVSGDKAAFYNCKMLGFQDTLCDDNGRHFFKNCYIEGTVDFIFGKGRSLYLESQINVIDNKGVTFITAHSKEKKSDVVGYSFVQCKITGSASGAYLGRAWRAMPEVVFSYTEMGSVVNPLGWSNNNKPERERTVFFAEYENSGPGSNPKRRVKFDKQLTDKEAKNFLTLGYIQGSKWLLPPPM, from the exons ATGGCAAAAGGACACTGCATTATTGCAGCTCATTGTGTCCTCATTGTCATTCTTGTTGTTGCAACCACCGTTAGCTCTGATGATACAACACCAATACCGTCGGATGATTCTAAAGTAAGTGATTGGTTCAAAACTATGGTTAAGCCCTTGGTAAGTCGTAAAGGCACTTTAGATCCCGCTCTTGAAGCTGCTGAGGCCAAATCCAGAACAATTACCCTCTCAAAAGATGGAAGGGGAGAGTTCAAGACTCTTACTGATGCCATTAAAAGTATTCCATCAGACAATAAACAACGTGTTATTATAAAAATTGGTCCTGGAGTCTACACTGAAAAGCTCCAAATTGAAAGAAATAAGCCTTTTATTACACTACTTGGAGATCCTAAAGCCATGCCCATTTTGGCATTTGGTGGCACCGCTCATCAGTATGGAACTCTTTACAGTGCCACTATAGCCGTAGAGTCCGAATATTTTATGGccgttaatattatttttaag aatacTGCACCAGGACCTATTACGAAGAACCCGGGAGCTCAAGCAGTAGCATTAAGAGTTAGTGGTGATAAAGCAGCTTTCTATAACTGCAAAATGCTTGGATTTCAAGACACATTGTGTGATGATAACGGGCGCCACTTTTTCAAAAATTGTTACATTGAAGGCACTGTTGATTTCATTTTTGGAAAAGGAAGGTCACTTTATTTG GAATCACAAATAAATGTGATAGATAATAAGGGAGTGACATTCATCACAGCACATTCAAAGGAGAAGAAATCAGACGTTGTTGGTTACTCATTTGTACAATGCAAAATAACCGGAAGTGCATCTGGAGCATATCTGGGACGAGCATGGAGAGCGATGCCAGaggtggtcttctcttataCTGAAATGGGTAGCGTTGTTAATCCTCTTGGATggtcaaataataataaacctgAGAGAGAAAG GACGGTTTTCTTTGCTGAATACGAGAATTCTGGACCCGGATCAAATCCTAAAAGACGTGTTAAATTCGATAAGCAGCTAACGGATAAAGAAGCCAAAAACTTCCTCACCCTTGGTTATATTCAAGGTTCTAAATGGTTGCTTCCACCTCCAATGTAA